One region of Peribacillus simplex genomic DNA includes:
- a CDS encoding AbrB family transcriptional regulator has translation MSANLIESKSFRVIFTSFLAFLGGYAFDGLGIYLPWMLGPLFVVMIAKVKLGKYMFWSKTFRSTGLVILGLQLGSSFTKQSLNEMLEYLPVMLFTTIAIILFTVLTGWFIGKRMDLSLSTSMLGSFPGGLSQMVVLSEEMKDSDETVVGFMQTLRVILVISIVPWLVTHVMSVESGAVLDKSERPFFLFEYDGKLAIMMLATLLLFIYITKKANFPLPFLLGPLMAAALFNLVGPGAPQIPDFWLNFSQLLIGAHLGYTLKVDNPRLFRKMFGAVFLSNVLLIGFCYYLSIQFAPILSLQANELFLSMAPGGVAEMAVTAMSVHVDLSVVTSFHLFRILFILFFLSPIIKWLDGRIHGKQKQGQG, from the coding sequence TGGCCTTGGGATATACTTACCATGGATGCTAGGACCATTATTCGTGGTGATGATTGCGAAAGTGAAGTTAGGGAAGTACATGTTTTGGTCTAAAACCTTTAGAAGCACAGGATTGGTCATTCTTGGTTTGCAACTGGGCAGTTCATTCACGAAACAATCGTTAAATGAGATGCTTGAATATTTGCCGGTTATGCTTTTTACGACAATCGCAATCATTTTGTTTACAGTTTTGACTGGCTGGTTTATAGGGAAGCGAATGGACTTATCATTGAGCACTTCCATGCTTGGCAGTTTTCCGGGAGGTCTATCCCAGATGGTGGTCTTAAGTGAGGAAATGAAGGATAGTGATGAAACGGTTGTAGGTTTCATGCAAACACTTAGGGTCATCCTTGTGATATCCATTGTTCCTTGGCTTGTGACCCATGTAATGTCAGTTGAATCAGGTGCGGTATTGGACAAATCGGAGCGGCCGTTTTTCTTATTTGAATATGATGGAAAGTTAGCAATCATGATGTTGGCAACCTTGCTATTATTCATCTACATCACAAAGAAGGCGAATTTCCCGCTGCCTTTTTTACTAGGACCTCTCATGGCCGCAGCCTTATTTAATTTAGTAGGTCCAGGTGCCCCGCAAATTCCTGACTTTTGGTTGAACTTTTCGCAATTGTTGATTGGCGCACATTTAGGCTACACACTGAAGGTTGATAATCCCCGACTTTTCAGAAAGATGTTCGGGGCCGTATTCCTCAGTAATGTCCTGTTAATTGGATTTTGCTATTATCTTTCCATTCAATTTGCTCCGATCCTATCCTTGCAGGCGAACGAATTATTTTTGAGCATGGCGCCAGGCGGCGTGGCCGAAATGGCAGTCACAGCCATGTCTGTACATGTGGATTTATCCGTTGTCACAAGCTTTCATTTATTCAGGATCTTATTCATTTTATTTTTTCTATCACCCATCATAAAATGGTTGGATGGAAGAATCCATGGGAAGCAGAAACAGGGACAAGGCTGA
- the motA gene encoding flagellar motor stator protein MotA — translation MDITSVLGVVLGIVAILVGMVLKGVSVTALINPAAIMIIIVGTIAAVVTAFPLSELKRLPKIFKVLFFEQKLTKPEELIKTFSEWAVIARKEGLLALESISDQVDNTFLKNGLNLAVEGQSADYIRDILAEEIDAMEERHLSASAIFSQAGTYAPTLGVLGAVIGLIAALGNMADTEALGHAISAAFVATLMGIYTGYVLWHPFANKLKRKSKQEVRIKEMMIEGILSIIEGEAPRTIEQKLTSYLPAGDRNKWLEGDVREDG, via the coding sequence ATGGATATAACATCAGTTTTGGGCGTAGTTCTGGGTATTGTGGCCATCTTAGTCGGAATGGTGTTGAAAGGCGTTAGTGTTACAGCGTTGATTAACCCTGCAGCTATTATGATCATTATTGTAGGGACGATAGCTGCTGTCGTAACGGCTTTCCCTTTGTCAGAATTAAAAAGGCTTCCAAAAATATTCAAGGTTTTATTCTTTGAACAAAAATTGACAAAGCCTGAAGAATTAATAAAAACTTTTTCGGAATGGGCGGTCATTGCCAGGAAAGAAGGCTTATTGGCATTGGAAAGCATTTCGGATCAAGTGGATAATACTTTTTTGAAAAATGGCTTGAATCTTGCAGTCGAAGGTCAGAGTGCCGATTATATTCGTGATATTTTAGCAGAGGAAATAGACGCGATGGAAGAACGTCATCTGAGTGCTTCAGCGATTTTCAGTCAAGCCGGAACATACGCACCGACACTTGGTGTATTGGGTGCAGTAATCGGGCTGATTGCTGCATTGGGTAATATGGCTGACACGGAGGCATTGGGACATGCGATATCTGCCGCTTTCGTTGCAACCTTGATGGGGATTTACACGGGGTATGTGTTATGGCATCCATTTGCCAATAAGCTCAAACGGAAATCCAAGCAGGAAGTCCGGATCAAAGAAATGATGATAGAAGGGATTTTGTCGATTATCGAAGGGGAAGCGCCAAGGACGATTGAACAGAAATTAACATCATATTTGCCTGCTGGAGATCGTAATAAGTGGTTAGAAGGCGATGTGAGAGAAGATGGCTAG
- the motB gene encoding flagellar motor protein MotB: MARRKKKQRHEEHIDESWLVPYADILTLLLALFIVLFASSSVDAVRFQQLSNVFNQVFTSGTGFMEFPSDSPSNEPTSPEQRSGAEDLKKLGKNEQEKLREVQKRVNAYIKKNDLTDKLGTNLTDEGMLISIRENVLFESGVAEVKSENRKIAKEVSDLLVMDLPRNIIVSGHTDDVPIKNSRYESNWDLSVMRSVNFMKLLLENKELDPEMFSAKGHGEFKPVASNATKIGRAKNRRVEILIVPRDSNK; encoded by the coding sequence ATGGCTAGGCGAAAAAAGAAACAAAGGCATGAAGAGCATATCGATGAATCATGGTTGGTTCCTTATGCCGATATCTTAACATTGCTTCTTGCGCTTTTTATCGTCTTATTCGCTTCAAGTTCGGTTGATGCAGTAAGGTTCCAGCAGTTGTCCAATGTATTTAACCAGGTCTTTACAAGCGGGACGGGTTTTATGGAATTCCCAAGTGATTCCCCCAGCAATGAGCCTACATCACCAGAGCAAAGATCAGGGGCAGAAGATCTTAAGAAGTTAGGGAAAAACGAACAAGAAAAACTTAGGGAAGTTCAGAAACGTGTAAATGCCTATATAAAGAAGAATGATTTAACGGATAAATTGGGAACGAACCTTACGGATGAAGGCATGTTGATTTCAATTAGGGAAAACGTGCTGTTTGAATCGGGTGTGGCTGAAGTGAAAAGTGAAAACCGAAAAATCGCTAAGGAAGTCTCGGATTTACTGGTCATGGACTTACCCAGAAACATTATCGTAAGCGGACATACCGATGATGTTCCAATTAAAAATTCCCGATATGAATCCAACTGGGATCTGAGCGTGATGCGATCCGTGAATTTCATGAAACTTCTCCTCGAAAATAAAGAGTTGGATCCCGAAATGTTCAGTGCCAAGGGACATGGGGAATTCAAGCCGGTTGCTTCTAATGCAACGAAAATAGGAAGAGCGAAAAACCGGAGAGTTGAAATCCTGATTGTTCCAAGGGACAGCAATAAATGA
- a CDS encoding late competence development ComFB family protein: MERQYTNVMEEIVVTWIKVLISGMEYQTFCSCSKCKNDIITLSLNNLRLITM, translated from the coding sequence ATGGAAAGACAATATACAAACGTGATGGAAGAGATCGTTGTGACATGGATCAAGGTTTTAATATCAGGTATGGAATACCAAACATTTTGTTCGTGCAGCAAATGTAAAAATGACATCATCACATTATCACTGAATAACCTGCGCCTAATTACTATGTAA